One genomic window of Mercenaria mercenaria strain notata chromosome 2, MADL_Memer_1, whole genome shotgun sequence includes the following:
- the LOC123531017 gene encoding uncharacterized protein LOC123531017 — translation MENSRITVAILGHSFIRRLDDSFRRQILPANYDLKECSVIHRGLGGLLACENYNGLRTCTNYFKHKFDSFLNTHKPRVVVLQLGENDIDSGIQPLEVASTLEEIGLMLLKDYNVGHVVICELFTRLKPKNTTDEQYESKRVQANQILKTLLEGHKHIRYWNHRRIFRAQTQIFAKDGIHLGPFGQRRFYRSLRHAIMTAVRQAT, via the coding sequence ATGGAAAACTCGAGAATCACTGTTGCAATTTTAGGACACAGTTTTATTCGTAGGCTTGATGATAGCTTTCGCCGTCAGATACTGCCTGCCAACTACGACCTGAAGGAATGTTCGGTGATCCACAGGGGACTTGGTGGACTCTTGGCTTGTGAAAACTATAACGGTCTTCGAACCTGTACTAACTATTTCAAACACAAGTTCGACAGCTTTCTAAACACACACAAGCCTCGTGTTGTTGTGCTACAGCTAGGGGAAAATGACATTGACTCGGGAATACAGCCACTTGAAGTAGCCAGTACATTGGAGGAAATAGGTTTAATGTTGCTGAAAGATTATAACGTTGGACATGTTGTAATATGCGAATTATTCACACGTCTGAAGCCGAAAAATACAACAGATGAACAGTACGAGTCGAAACGGGTCCAAGCAAATCAAATACTTAAAACCCTACTGGAAGGTCACAAACACATCCGTTATTGGAACCACAGGCGAATATTCCGAGCCCAAACACAAATCTTTGCTAAGGACGGAATCCACCTGGGCCCATTTGGACAGAGACGCTTCTACAGGTCGTTGCGGCATGCTATTATGACGGCGGTCAGACAGGCCACATAA
- the LOC123531018 gene encoding uncharacterized protein LOC123531018 isoform X2, whose protein sequence is MPSRKRSVASSNGGAKRKRAVSHTATTTSATNDEAIIALSENTRYRNSRRSTVTTPNIPIPVPVTESVSIQTQHIVDTLTDKLEAIVENKIQQVLGQSGQARPQQVQAPETVPTQQLQQQQQQQAESLDDRAQSVFTDTAIQGASAVLQTKSNYSKPTSSTGDILQGFETY, encoded by the exons ATGCCTTCTAGAAAGAGAAGTGTTGCTAGCAGCAATGGAGGGGCCAAGAGAAAAAGGGCAGTCTCCCACACAGCCACTACCACATCAGCCACAAATGATGAAGCCATTATTGCTCTCAGTGAAAACACTAGATATAGAAACTCTAGGAGATCAACAGTAACAACACCCAATATACCAATACCAGTTCCTGTCACAGAAAGTGTTTCAATACAAACTCAACATATCGTTGACACGTTAACAGATAAACTTGAGGCTATAGTCGAGAATAAGATACAACAAGTTTTGGGCCAAAGTGGACAAGCACGTCCACAACAGGTACAGGCCCCAGAAACAGTTCCCACGCAacagttacaacaacaacaacaacaacaggcgGAATCACTGGATGACCGGGCACAAAGTGTATTTACTG ATACAGCGATTCAGGGAGCTAGCGCCGTTCTGCAAACCAAATCCAACTATAGTAAGCCCACATCTTCAACCGGAGATATTTTGCAAGGGTTTGAAACTTATTAA
- the LOC123531018 gene encoding uncharacterized protein LOC123531018 isoform X1, with product MPSRKRSVASSNGGAKRKRAVSHTATTTSATNDEAIIALSENTRYRNSRRSTVTTPNIPIPVPVTESVSIQTQHIVDTLTDKLEAIVENKIQQVLGQSGQARPQQVQAPETVPTQQLQQQQQQQAESLDDRAQSVFTGNSGCLTSASLQSSPSIPLHASVNLKIKEKIWADEFVDFSTSFSKSQESFSLTITPTGISSFSQSNSRKFITIEQWTDIFAVFSSVYRQKYPDTAEQLAQYSNTVRAIAKARGNWHYYDVQFRQLRQSHPFSWDSIHHELYIKALSQKQPFRPNGPQTGQSRKTCNKFNRGDRCTGCIYQHKCKTCSGNHPHYKCWKRTSDGAPKNSNNAVSHNPTGQTPQTKPIDKVTLPTPV from the coding sequence ATGCCTTCTAGAAAGAGAAGTGTTGCTAGCAGCAATGGAGGGGCCAAGAGAAAAAGGGCAGTCTCCCACACAGCCACTACCACATCAGCCACAAATGATGAAGCCATTATTGCTCTCAGTGAAAACACTAGATATAGAAACTCTAGGAGATCAACAGTAACAACACCCAATATACCAATACCAGTTCCTGTCACAGAAAGTGTTTCAATACAAACTCAACATATCGTTGACACGTTAACAGATAAACTTGAGGCTATAGTCGAGAATAAGATACAACAAGTTTTGGGCCAAAGTGGACAAGCACGTCCACAACAGGTACAGGCCCCAGAAACAGTTCCCACGCAacagttacaacaacaacaacaacaacaggcgGAATCACTGGATGACCGGGCACAAAGTGTATTTACTGGTAATTCTGGTTGTCTCACTTCAGCTTCTTTACAATCCTCCCCATCAATTCCACTCCATGCATCAGttaatctgaaaataaaagaaaagatctGGGCTGACGAATTTGTAGATTTTTCAACTTCTTTTAGTAAGTCTCAGGAATCGTTCAGCTTAACAATCACGCCAACGGGCATTTCTTCCTTTTCACAGTCAAACTCAAGAAAATTCATAACAATTGAGCAATGGACTGATATTTTTGCAGTCTTTTCATCTGTATACAGGCAAAAGTATCCGGACACTGCTGAACAACTAGCCCAATACAGTAACACTGTGCGGGCAATTGCCAAAGCTAGGGGTAACTGGCATTATTATGATGTGCAGTTCAGACAGCTCCGTCAGAGTCACCCATTTTCTTGGGACTCAATTCACCATGAGCTATACATCAAAGCTCTAAGTCAGAAGCAGCCCTTTCGGCCAAATGGCCCACAAACGGGCCAATCTAGAAAAACCTGCAACAAATTCAATCGTGGAGATAGATGCACAGGATGCATCTACCAACACAAATGCAAAACATGCTCCGGCAATCACCCACACTATAAATGCTGGAAGCGAACATCCGACGGTGCCCCCAAAAATTCAAATAACGCGGTCAGTCACAACCCAACAGGTCAAACCCCCCAAACAAAGCCAATAGATAAAGTTACGTTACCCACTCCGGTTTAA